A region from the Symphalangus syndactylus isolate Jambi chromosome 2, NHGRI_mSymSyn1-v2.1_pri, whole genome shotgun sequence genome encodes:
- the GBF1 gene encoding Golgi-specific brefeldin A-resistance guanine nucleotide exchange factor 1 isoform X9, translating to MVDKNIYIIQGEINVVVGAIKRNARWSTHTPLDEERDPLLHSFSHLKEVLNSITELSEIEPNVFLRPFLEVIRSEDTTGPITGLALTSVNKFLSYALIDPTHEGTAEGMENMADAVTHARFVGTDPASDEVVLMKILQILRTLLLTPVGAHLTNESVCEIMQSCFRICFEMRLSELLRKSAEHTLVDMVQLLFTRLPQFKEEPKSYVGTNMKKLKMRAGGMSDSSKWKKQKRSPRPPRHMTKVTPGSELPTPNGTTLSSNLTGSMPFIDVPTPISSASSEAASAVVSPSTDSGLEFSSQTTSKEDLTDLEQPGSPGYSTATEPGSSELGVPEQPDLQEGTHVEKSQSASVESIPEVLEECTSPADHSDSASVHDMDYVNPRGVRFTQSSQKEGTALVPYGLPCIRELFRFLISLTNPHDRHNSEVMIHMGLHLLTVALESAPVAQCQTLLGLIKDEMCRHLFQLLSIERLNLYAASLRVCFLLFESMREHLKFQMEMYIKKLMEIITVENPKMPYEMKEMALEAIVQLWRIPSFVTELYINYDCDYYCSNLFEDLTKLLSKNAFPVSGQLYTTHLLSLDALLTVIDSTEAHCQAKVLNSLTQQEKKETARPSCEIVDGTREASNTERTASDGKAVGMASDIPGLHLPGGGWLPPEHGKPGRSDMEEAVDSGADKKFARKPPRFSCLLPDPRELIEIKNKKKLLITGTEQFNQKPKKGIQFLQEKGLLTIPMDNTEVAQWLRENPRLDKKMIGEFVSDRKNIDLLESFVSTFSFQGLRLDEALRLYLEAFRLPGEAPVIQRLLEAFTERWMNCNGSPFANSDACFSLAYAVIMLNTDQHNHNVRKQNAPMTLEEFRKNLKGVNGGKDFEQDILEDMYHAIKNEEIVMPEEQTGLVRENYVWNVLLHRGATPEGIFLRVPTASYDLDLFTMTWGPTIAALSYVFDKSLEETIIQKAISGFRKCAMISAHYGLSDVFDNLIISLCKFTALSSESIENLPSVFGSNPKAHIAAKTVFHLAHRHGDILREGWKNIMEAMLQLFRAQLLPKAMVEVEDFVDPNGKISLQREETPSNRGESTVLSFVSWLTLSGPEQSSVRGPSTENQEAKRVALECIKQCDPEKMITESKFLQLESLQELMKALVSVTPDEETYDEEDAAFCLEMLLRIVLENRDRVGCVWQTVRDHLYHLCVQAQDFCFLVERAVVGLLRLAIRLLRREEISGQVLLSLRILLLMKPSVLSRVSHQVAYGLHELLKTNAANIHSGDDWATLFTLLECIGSGVKPPAALQATARADAPDAGAQSDSELSSYHQNDVSLDRGYTSDSEVYTDHGRPGKIHRSATDADVVNSGWLVVGKDDIDNSKPGPSHPGPSPLINQYSLTVGLDLGPHDTKSLLKCVESLSFIVRDAAHITPDNFELCVKTLRIFVEASLNGGGSGCKSQEKRGKSHKYDSKGNRFKKKSKEGSMLRRPRTSSQHASRGGQSDDDEDEGVPASYHTVSLQVSQDLLDLMHTLHTRAASIYSSWAEEQRHLETGGQKIEADSRTLWAHCWCPLLQGIACLCCDARRQVRMQALTYLQRALLVHDLQKLDALEWESCFNKVLFPLLTKLLENISPADVGGMEETRMRASTLLSKVFLQHLSPLLSLSTFAALWLTILDFMDKYMHAGSSDLLSEAIPESLKNMLLVMDTAEIFHSADARGGGPSALWEITWERIDCFLPHLRDELFKQTVIQDPIPMEPHGQKPLASAHLTSAAGDTRSPGHPPPPEIPSELGACDFEKPEGPRAASSSSPGSPVASSPSRLSPTPDGPPPLAQPPLILQPLASPLQVGVPPMTLPIILNPALIEATSPVPLLATPRPTDPIPTSEVN from the exons ATCCCACCCATGAGGGCACAGCAGAGGGCATGGAGAACATGGCGGATGCTGTCACCCATGCTCGTTTTGTGGGCACTGATCCTGCCAGTGATGAAGTTGTCCTGATGAAAATCCTTCAG ATTCTACGGACTCTGCTGCTAACCCCAGTGGGTGCCCACCTTACCAATGAATCTGTGTGTGAGATTATGCAGTCTTGCTTCCGGATCTGCTTTGAAATGAGGCTCAGTG AGTTATTGAGAAAATCCGCAGAGCACACTCTCGTAGACATGGTGCAGCTGCTCTTCACAAG GTTACCTCAGTTTAAAGAAGAACCCAAGAGCTATGTGGGGACCAACATGAAGAAG CTGAAAATGAGAGCTGGAGGCATGAGTGATTCAtccaaatggaagaaacagaAGAGATCCCCTCGGCCCCCACGCCATATGACCAAAGTCACACCAGGTTCAGAGCTGCCCACTCCCAATGGAACCACCTTATCATCTAACCTCACTG GCAGCATGCCCTTCATTGATGTGCCCACTCCCATCTCCTCTGCAAGTTCAGAAGCTGCCTCAGCAGTGGTCAGTCCCTCTACAGACAGTGGCCTGGAATTCTCCTCCCAAACCACTTCCAAGGAAGACCTTACTGATCTAGAGCAACCTGGCTCTCCAGGGTACAGCACAGCTACAGAACCTGGGAGCAGTGAGCTAGGTGTTCCCGAGCAGCCTGACCTCCAG GAAGGGACCCATGTGGAAAAGTCCCAGTCAGCATCTGTGGAGTCCATCCCTGAAGTGTTAGAGGAGTGCACGTCCCCTGCCGACCACTCTGACTCTGCCTCTGTCCATGACATGGATTACGTCAATCCCCGGGGCGTGCGCTTTACACAGTCCTCCCAGAAAGAAG GCACAGCTTTGGTCCCCTATGGTCTTCCCTGCATCCGCGAGCTCTTCCGCTTCCTCATCTCCCTCACCAATCCACACGACCGCCATAACTCAGAGGTTATGATTCACATGGGACTGCATTTGCTGACAGTGGCCCTTGAGTCAGCCCCTGTAGCCCAGTGCCAGACCCTCTTGGGCCTCATCAAGGATGAGATGTGCCGTCACTTATTCCAG CTACTCAGCATAGAGCGACTGAACCTTTATGCTGCTTCCCTGCGAGTATGCTTCCTACTGTTTGAGAGCATGCGAGAGCACCTCAAGTTCCAAATGGAG atgtacatcaaaaagcttatggaGATCATCACTGTGGAGAACCCCAAGATGCCTTACGAGATGAAGGAGATGGCACTGGAGGCCATTGTGCAGCTCTGGCGCATCCCCAGCTTTGTCACAGAGCTCTACATCAACTATGATTGTGACTACTACTGTTCCAACCTCTTTGAGGATCTCACAAAGCTGCTGTCCAAG AATGCCTTCCCTGTGTCTGGTCAACTCTATACAACACACCTACTATCTCTTGATGCCCTATTGACAGTGATTGACAGCACCGAGGCCCACTGCcaggccaaagtcctcaacagCCTCACCCAGCAAGAGAAGAAGGAGACAGCCAGACCAAGCTGTGAGATAGTAGATGGCACCCGAGAAGCTAGCAATA CTGAGAGAACTGCCAGCGATGGGAAAGCTGTAGGCATGGCCTCAGACATCCCAGGCCTGCATCTGCCAGGTGGAGGGTGGCTGCCACCAGAACATGGGAAACCAGGACGCAGTGATATGGAGGAAGCTGTTGACTCTGGGG CTGACAAAAAGTTTGCCCGGAAGCCACCTCGATTTTCCTGTCTCCTGCCAGATCCACGGGAactaattgaaattaaaaacaaaaagaag CTGCTAATCACTGGCACAGAGCAGTTCAATCAGAAACCAAAGAAGGGGATTCAGTTTCTGCAAGAGAAAGGCCTCCTCACCATCCCAATGGACAACACAGAGGTTGCTCAGTGGCTCCGAGAGAACCCTCGGCTGGACAAGAAGATGATTGGAGAGTTTGTGAGTGACCGCAAAAACATTGACCTGTTGGAGAGCTTTGTGAG CACCTTCAGTTTTCAGGGTCTGCGACTGGACGAAGCTCTCCGCCTCTACCTGGAAGCCTTCCGTTTGCCTGGGGAAGCACCAGTCATCCAGAGGTTGCTGGAGGCATTCACAGAGCGTTGGATG AATTGTAATGGCTCCCCATTTGCCAATAGCGATGCCTGCTTTTCCCTGGCCTATGCTGTCATCATGCTTAATACTGACCAGCACAACCACAATGTTCGTAAACAGAATGCACCCATGACCCTGGAG GAGTTTCGCAAAAATCTAAAAGGTGTGAACGGAGGCAAGGACTTTGAGCAAGACATCCTGGAGGACATGTACCATGCCATCAA GAATGAGGAAATTGTAATGCCTGAGGAACAGACAGGCTTGGTTCGGGAGAACTATGTGTGGAATGTGCTGCTTCATCGAGGTGCCACCCCTGAGGGCATATTCCTGCGTGTGCCTACTGCCAGCTATGATCTTGACCTCTTCACCATGACCTGGGGCCCCACTATTGCTGCTCTCTCTTATGTCTTTGACAAAAGCCTTGAGGAGACAATCATCCAGAAAGCCATCTCAGGCTTCAG GAAGTGCGCCATGATCTCCGCCCACTATGGCCTCAGCGATGTGTTTGACAATCTCATCATCTCTCTATGCAAATTCACAGCTCTCAGCAGTGAG TCTATTGAGAACCTGCCCAGTGTATTTGGAAGCAACCCTAAAGCCCATATTGCAGCCAAGACAGTATTCCATTTGGCCCATCGTCATGGTGACATCTTGCGGGAGGGCTGGAAGAATATCATGGAGGCCATGCTGCAGCTCTTCCGAGCCCAACTACTGCCCAAGGCTATGGTAGAG GTAGAAGATTTTGTGGATCCCAATGGCAAGATCTCTCTACAGCGGGAAGAGACACCATCAAACCG AGGAGAGTCAACAGTGCTGAGCTTTGTGAGCTGGCTAACACTGAGTGGTCCTGAGCAGTCTAGTGTGCGGGGCCCATCCACTGAAAACCAAGAGGCCAAGAGAGTGGCCTTAGAGTGTATAAAG CAATGTGACCCAGAAAAAATGATCACAGAAAGCAAGTTCCTCCAGCTGGAATCACTACAGGAGCTCATGAAG GCTCTGGTCTCAGTGACACCAGATGAAGAGACATATGATGAGGAAGATGCTGCTTTCTGCCTAGAGATGCTGCTAAGGATTGTGTTGGAGAACAG GGATCGTGTGGGCTGTGTGTGGCAGACTGTTCGAGACCATCTATACCACCTCTGTGTTCAGGCACAAGATTTCTGCTTCCTTGTGGAGCGGGCAGTGGTGGGGTTGCTACGCCTGGCCATTCGGCTGCTCCGGAGAGAAGAGATCAGTGGTCAG GTGCTGCTCTCTCTACGCATTTTGCTACTGATGAAACCCAGTGTGCTATCCCGAGTCAGCCACCAGGTTGCGTACGGGCTCCATGAACTCCTGAAGACCAACGCAGCCAACATCCACTCAGGTGATGACTGGGCCACACTCTTCACGCTGCTGGAGTGCATCGGCTCAGGTGTGAAGCCTCCAGCTGCTCTGCAGGCCACAGCCAGAGCAGATGCACCTGATGCTG GGGCCCAGTCAGACAGTGAGCTCTCATCCTACCATCAGAATGATGTGAGCCTGGATCGAGGGTACACTTCCGACTCAGAGGTCTACACTGACCATGGCAGGCCGGGCAAGATACACCGATCAGCCACAGATGCCGATGTGGTCAACAGTGGTTGGTTAGTG GTCGGGAAGGATGACATTGATAACTCCAAGCCAGGGCCCAGCCACCCAGGCCCTTCACCCCTGATCAATCAATACAGCCTAACAGTGGGACTGGATTTGGGGCCACATGACACTAAGTCTCTGCTTAAGTGTGTGGAATCGCTGTCCTTCATCGTGCGTGATGCTGCCCATATCACACCTGACAACTTCGAGCTCTGTGTCAAGACTCTCCGGATCTTTGTGGAGGCCAGTCTGAATGGCGGTGGGTCAG GATGCAAGTCCCAGGAGAAACGTGGCAAGAGTCACAAATATGACAGCAAAGGGAACCGCTTCAAGAAGAAATCCAAAGAGGGATCAATGCTTCGCCGGCCTCGAACCTCCAGCCAACATGCCTCTCGGGGCGGGCAGAGTGATGATGATGAGGACGAAGGCGTGCCTGCCAGCTACCATACGGTGTCTTTACAGGTCAGTCAGGAC TTGCTAGACCTGATGCACACCCTGCACACGCGGGCAGCCTCTATCTACAGCTCATGGGCGGAGGAGCAACGCCACCTGGAGACAGGTGGCCAGAAGATTGAAGCTGATTCTCGCACCCTCTGGGCCCACTGCTGGTGCCCTTTACTGCAGG GTATTGCCTGCCTGTGCTGCGATGCCCGGCGCCAGGTACGGATGCAGGCACTGACCTATCTGCAGCGAGCACTACTTGTACATGATCTGCAAAAGCTAGATGCCCTGGAATGGGAGTCCTGTTTTAACAAG GTGCTGTTTCCTCTACTTACCAAGCTCTTGGAGAACATCAGCCCTGCAGATGTGGGTGGGATGGAGGAGACCCGGATGAGGGCTTCCACATTGCTCTCTAAG GTCTTCCTGCAGCACCTGTCTCCACTGCTGTCACTCTCTACCTTTGCGGCCCTCTGGCTCACCATCTTGGACTTCATGGACAAGTACATGCACGCAGGTTCCAGCGACTTACTG TCAGAGGCGATCCCTGAGTCTCTGAAGAACATGCTTCTGGTGATGGACACAGCGGAGATTTTCCACAGTGCAGATGCACGGGGAGGCGGCCCCTCGGCCCTCTGGGAGATCACCTGGGAACGCATTGACTGTTTTCTGCCTCACCTACGAGATGAACTCTTCAAGCAGACCGTCATCCAGG ACCCCATACCCATGGAGCCTCATGGCCAAAAGCCTCTCGCCTCAGCCCACCTGACTTCCGCTGCTGGCGACACCAGGTCACCTGGCCATCCACCGCCCCCAGAGATTCCATCTGAGCTGGGGGCCTGTG ACTTTGAGAAGCCTGAAGGCCCCCGAGCCGCCAGCAGCAGCTCCCCAGGATCACCAGTGGCCTCAAGCCCCAGCAGGCTGAGCCCCACCCCCGATGGGCCTCCACCCTTGGCTCAGCCCCCACTGATCCTGCAGCCCTTGGCCTCCCCACTGCAGGTGGGCGTGCCACCTATGACTCTGCCCATCATCCTCAACCCTGCGCTCATCGAGGCCACCTCACCAGTGCCCCTCCTGGCCACACCCCGCCCCACAGATCCCATACCCACCTCTGAGGTCAACTAA
- the GBF1 gene encoding Golgi-specific brefeldin A-resistance guanine nucleotide exchange factor 1 isoform X17 produces the protein MTIQSASTKLSEIEPNVFLRPFLEVIRSEDTTGPITGLALTSVNKFLSYALIDPTHEGTAEGMENMADAVTHARFVGTDPASDEVVLMKILQILRTLLLTPVGAHLTNESVCEIMQSCFRICFEMRLSELLRKSAEHTLVDMVQLLFTRLPQFKEEPKSYVGTNMKKISPCLLNKLELSSGEQTKALNQLERVLLFKNLKLKMRAGGMSDSSKWKKQKRSPRPPRHMTKVTPGSELPTPNGTTLSSNLTGSMPFIDVPTPISSASSEAASAVVSPSTDSGLEFSSQTTSKEDLTDLEQPGSPGYSTATEPGSSELGVPEQPDLQQEGTHVEKSQSASVESIPEVLEECTSPADHSDSASVHDMDYVNPRGVRFTQSSQKEGTALVPYGLPCIRELFRFLISLTNPHDRHNSEVMIHMGLHLLTVALESAPVAQCQTLLGLIKDEMCRHLFQLLSIERLNLYAASLRVCFLLFESMREHLKFQMEMYIKKLMEIITVENPKMPYEMKEMALEAIVQLWRIPSFVTELYINYDCDYYCSNLFEDLTKLLSKNAFPVSGQLYTTHLLSLDALLTVIDSTEAHCQAKVLNSLTQQEKKETARPSCEIVDGTREASNTERTASDGKAVGMASDIPGLHLPGGGWLPPEHGKPGRSDMEEAVDSGADKKFARKPPRFSCLLPDPRELIEIKNKKKLLITGTEQFNQKPKKGIQFLQEKGLLTIPMDNTEVAQWLRENPRLDKKMIGEFVSDRKNIDLLESFVSTFSFQGLRLDEALRLYLEAFRLPGEAPVIQRLLEAFTERWMNCNGSPFANSDACFSLAYAVIMLNTDQHNHNVRKQNAPMTLEEFRKNLKGVNGGKDFEQDILEDMYHAIKNEEIVMPEEQTGLVRENYVWNVLLHRGATPEGIFLRVPTASYDLDLFTMTWGPTIAALSYVFDKSLEETIIQKAISGFRKCAMISAHYGLSDVFDNLIISLCKFTALSSESIENLPSVFGSNPKAHIAAKTVFHLAHRHGDILREGWKNIMEAMLQLFRAQLLPKAMVEVEDFVDPNGKISLQREETPSNRGESTVLSFVSWLTLSGPEQSSVRGPSTENQEAKRVALECIKQCDPEKMITESKFLQLESLQELMKALVSVTPDEETYDEEDAAFCLEMLLRIVLENRDRVGCVWQTVRDHLYHLCVQAQDFCFLVERAVVGLLRLAIRLLRREEISGQVLLSLRILLLMKPSVLSRVSHQVAYGLHELLKTNAANIHSGDDWATLFTLLECIGSGVKPPAALQATARADAPDAGAQSDSELSSYHQNDVSLDRGYTSDSEVYTDHGRPGKIHRSATDADVVNSGWLVVGKDDIDNSKPGPSHPGPSPLINQYSLTVGLDLGPHDTKSLLKCVESLSFIVRDAAHITPDNFELCVKTLRIFVEASLNGGGSGCKSQEKRGKSHKYDSKGNRFKKKSKEGSMLRRPRTSSQHASRGGQSDDDEDEGVPASYHTVSLQVSQDLLDLMHTLHTRAASIYSSWAEEQRHLETGGQKIEADSRTLWAHCWCPLLQGIACLCCDARRQVRMQALTYLQRALLVHDLQKLDALEWESCFNKVLFPLLTKLLENISPADVGGMEETRMRASTLLSKVFLQHLSPLLSLSTFAALWLTILDFMDKYMHAGSSDLLSEAIPESLKNMLLVMDTAEIFHSADARGGGPSALWEITWERIDCFLPHLRDELFKQTVIQDPIPMEPHGQKPLASAHLTSAAGDTRSPGHPPPPEIPSELGACDFEKPEGPRAASSSSPGSPVASSPSRLSPTPDGPPPLAQPPLILQPLASPLQVGVPPMTLPIILNPALIEATSPVPLLATPRPTDPIPTSEVN, from the exons ATCCCACCCATGAGGGCACAGCAGAGGGCATGGAGAACATGGCGGATGCTGTCACCCATGCTCGTTTTGTGGGCACTGATCCTGCCAGTGATGAAGTTGTCCTGATGAAAATCCTTCAG ATTCTACGGACTCTGCTGCTAACCCCAGTGGGTGCCCACCTTACCAATGAATCTGTGTGTGAGATTATGCAGTCTTGCTTCCGGATCTGCTTTGAAATGAGGCTCAGTG AGTTATTGAGAAAATCCGCAGAGCACACTCTCGTAGACATGGTGCAGCTGCTCTTCACAAG GTTACCTCAGTTTAAAGAAGAACCCAAGAGCTATGTGGGGACCAACATGAAGAAG ATATCTCCATGTCTCCTCAACAAACTGGAGCTAAGTAGTGGGGAGCAGACCAAAGCCCTGAACCAGTTAGAGAGGGTACTACTCTTTAAGAACCTCaag CTGAAAATGAGAGCTGGAGGCATGAGTGATTCAtccaaatggaagaaacagaAGAGATCCCCTCGGCCCCCACGCCATATGACCAAAGTCACACCAGGTTCAGAGCTGCCCACTCCCAATGGAACCACCTTATCATCTAACCTCACTG GCAGCATGCCCTTCATTGATGTGCCCACTCCCATCTCCTCTGCAAGTTCAGAAGCTGCCTCAGCAGTGGTCAGTCCCTCTACAGACAGTGGCCTGGAATTCTCCTCCCAAACCACTTCCAAGGAAGACCTTACTGATCTAGAGCAACCTGGCTCTCCAGGGTACAGCACAGCTACAGAACCTGGGAGCAGTGAGCTAGGTGTTCCCGAGCAGCCTGACCTCCAG CAGGAAGGGACCCATGTGGAAAAGTCCCAGTCAGCATCTGTGGAGTCCATCCCTGAAGTGTTAGAGGAGTGCACGTCCCCTGCCGACCACTCTGACTCTGCCTCTGTCCATGACATGGATTACGTCAATCCCCGGGGCGTGCGCTTTACACAGTCCTCCCAGAAAGAAG GCACAGCTTTGGTCCCCTATGGTCTTCCCTGCATCCGCGAGCTCTTCCGCTTCCTCATCTCCCTCACCAATCCACACGACCGCCATAACTCAGAGGTTATGATTCACATGGGACTGCATTTGCTGACAGTGGCCCTTGAGTCAGCCCCTGTAGCCCAGTGCCAGACCCTCTTGGGCCTCATCAAGGATGAGATGTGCCGTCACTTATTCCAG CTACTCAGCATAGAGCGACTGAACCTTTATGCTGCTTCCCTGCGAGTATGCTTCCTACTGTTTGAGAGCATGCGAGAGCACCTCAAGTTCCAAATGGAG atgtacatcaaaaagcttatggaGATCATCACTGTGGAGAACCCCAAGATGCCTTACGAGATGAAGGAGATGGCACTGGAGGCCATTGTGCAGCTCTGGCGCATCCCCAGCTTTGTCACAGAGCTCTACATCAACTATGATTGTGACTACTACTGTTCCAACCTCTTTGAGGATCTCACAAAGCTGCTGTCCAAG AATGCCTTCCCTGTGTCTGGTCAACTCTATACAACACACCTACTATCTCTTGATGCCCTATTGACAGTGATTGACAGCACCGAGGCCCACTGCcaggccaaagtcctcaacagCCTCACCCAGCAAGAGAAGAAGGAGACAGCCAGACCAAGCTGTGAGATAGTAGATGGCACCCGAGAAGCTAGCAATA CTGAGAGAACTGCCAGCGATGGGAAAGCTGTAGGCATGGCCTCAGACATCCCAGGCCTGCATCTGCCAGGTGGAGGGTGGCTGCCACCAGAACATGGGAAACCAGGACGCAGTGATATGGAGGAAGCTGTTGACTCTGGGG CTGACAAAAAGTTTGCCCGGAAGCCACCTCGATTTTCCTGTCTCCTGCCAGATCCACGGGAactaattgaaattaaaaacaaaaagaag CTGCTAATCACTGGCACAGAGCAGTTCAATCAGAAACCAAAGAAGGGGATTCAGTTTCTGCAAGAGAAAGGCCTCCTCACCATCCCAATGGACAACACAGAGGTTGCTCAGTGGCTCCGAGAGAACCCTCGGCTGGACAAGAAGATGATTGGAGAGTTTGTGAGTGACCGCAAAAACATTGACCTGTTGGAGAGCTTTGTGAG CACCTTCAGTTTTCAGGGTCTGCGACTGGACGAAGCTCTCCGCCTCTACCTGGAAGCCTTCCGTTTGCCTGGGGAAGCACCAGTCATCCAGAGGTTGCTGGAGGCATTCACAGAGCGTTGGATG AATTGTAATGGCTCCCCATTTGCCAATAGCGATGCCTGCTTTTCCCTGGCCTATGCTGTCATCATGCTTAATACTGACCAGCACAACCACAATGTTCGTAAACAGAATGCACCCATGACCCTGGAG GAGTTTCGCAAAAATCTAAAAGGTGTGAACGGAGGCAAGGACTTTGAGCAAGACATCCTGGAGGACATGTACCATGCCATCAA GAATGAGGAAATTGTAATGCCTGAGGAACAGACAGGCTTGGTTCGGGAGAACTATGTGTGGAATGTGCTGCTTCATCGAGGTGCCACCCCTGAGGGCATATTCCTGCGTGTGCCTACTGCCAGCTATGATCTTGACCTCTTCACCATGACCTGGGGCCCCACTATTGCTGCTCTCTCTTATGTCTTTGACAAAAGCCTTGAGGAGACAATCATCCAGAAAGCCATCTCAGGCTTCAG GAAGTGCGCCATGATCTCCGCCCACTATGGCCTCAGCGATGTGTTTGACAATCTCATCATCTCTCTATGCAAATTCACAGCTCTCAGCAGTGAG TCTATTGAGAACCTGCCCAGTGTATTTGGAAGCAACCCTAAAGCCCATATTGCAGCCAAGACAGTATTCCATTTGGCCCATCGTCATGGTGACATCTTGCGGGAGGGCTGGAAGAATATCATGGAGGCCATGCTGCAGCTCTTCCGAGCCCAACTACTGCCCAAGGCTATGGTAGAG GTAGAAGATTTTGTGGATCCCAATGGCAAGATCTCTCTACAGCGGGAAGAGACACCATCAAACCG AGGAGAGTCAACAGTGCTGAGCTTTGTGAGCTGGCTAACACTGAGTGGTCCTGAGCAGTCTAGTGTGCGGGGCCCATCCACTGAAAACCAAGAGGCCAAGAGAGTGGCCTTAGAGTGTATAAAG CAATGTGACCCAGAAAAAATGATCACAGAAAGCAAGTTCCTCCAGCTGGAATCACTACAGGAGCTCATGAAG GCTCTGGTCTCAGTGACACCAGATGAAGAGACATATGATGAGGAAGATGCTGCTTTCTGCCTAGAGATGCTGCTAAGGATTGTGTTGGAGAACAG GGATCGTGTGGGCTGTGTGTGGCAGACTGTTCGAGACCATCTATACCACCTCTGTGTTCAGGCACAAGATTTCTGCTTCCTTGTGGAGCGGGCAGTGGTGGGGTTGCTACGCCTGGCCATTCGGCTGCTCCGGAGAGAAGAGATCAGTGGTCAG GTGCTGCTCTCTCTACGCATTTTGCTACTGATGAAACCCAGTGTGCTATCCCGAGTCAGCCACCAGGTTGCGTACGGGCTCCATGAACTCCTGAAGACCAACGCAGCCAACATCCACTCAGGTGATGACTGGGCCACACTCTTCACGCTGCTGGAGTGCATCGGCTCAGGTGTGAAGCCTCCAGCTGCTCTGCAGGCCACAGCCAGAGCAGATGCACCTGATGCTG GGGCCCAGTCAGACAGTGAGCTCTCATCCTACCATCAGAATGATGTGAGCCTGGATCGAGGGTACACTTCCGACTCAGAGGTCTACACTGACCATGGCAGGCCGGGCAAGATACACCGATCAGCCACAGATGCCGATGTGGTCAACAGTGGTTGGTTAGTG GTCGGGAAGGATGACATTGATAACTCCAAGCCAGGGCCCAGCCACCCAGGCCCTTCACCCCTGATCAATCAATACAGCCTAACAGTGGGACTGGATTTGGGGCCACATGACACTAAGTCTCTGCTTAAGTGTGTGGAATCGCTGTCCTTCATCGTGCGTGATGCTGCCCATATCACACCTGACAACTTCGAGCTCTGTGTCAAGACTCTCCGGATCTTTGTGGAGGCCAGTCTGAATGGCGGTGGGTCAG GATGCAAGTCCCAGGAGAAACGTGGCAAGAGTCACAAATATGACAGCAAAGGGAACCGCTTCAAGAAGAAATCCAAAGAGGGATCAATGCTTCGCCGGCCTCGAACCTCCAGCCAACATGCCTCTCGGGGCGGGCAGAGTGATGATGATGAGGACGAAGGCGTGCCTGCCAGCTACCATACGGTGTCTTTACAGGTCAGTCAGGAC TTGCTAGACCTGATGCACACCCTGCACACGCGGGCAGCCTCTATCTACAGCTCATGGGCGGAGGAGCAACGCCACCTGGAGACAGGTGGCCAGAAGATTGAAGCTGATTCTCGCACCCTCTGGGCCCACTGCTGGTGCCCTTTACTGCAGG GTATTGCCTGCCTGTGCTGCGATGCCCGGCGCCAGGTACGGATGCAGGCACTGACCTATCTGCAGCGAGCACTACTTGTACATGATCTGCAAAAGCTAGATGCCCTGGAATGGGAGTCCTGTTTTAACAAG GTGCTGTTTCCTCTACTTACCAAGCTCTTGGAGAACATCAGCCCTGCAGATGTGGGTGGGATGGAGGAGACCCGGATGAGGGCTTCCACATTGCTCTCTAAG GTCTTCCTGCAGCACCTGTCTCCACTGCTGTCACTCTCTACCTTTGCGGCCCTCTGGCTCACCATCTTGGACTTCATGGACAAGTACATGCACGCAGGTTCCAGCGACTTACTG TCAGAGGCGATCCCTGAGTCTCTGAAGAACATGCTTCTGGTGATGGACACAGCGGAGATTTTCCACAGTGCAGATGCACGGGGAGGCGGCCCCTCGGCCCTCTGGGAGATCACCTGGGAACGCATTGACTGTTTTCTGCCTCACCTACGAGATGAACTCTTCAAGCAGACCGTCATCCAGG ACCCCATACCCATGGAGCCTCATGGCCAAAAGCCTCTCGCCTCAGCCCACCTGACTTCCGCTGCTGGCGACACCAGGTCACCTGGCCATCCACCGCCCCCAGAGATTCCATCTGAGCTGGGGGCCTGTG ACTTTGAGAAGCCTGAAGGCCCCCGAGCCGCCAGCAGCAGCTCCCCAGGATCACCAGTGGCCTCAAGCCCCAGCAGGCTGAGCCCCACCCCCGATGGGCCTCCACCCTTGGCTCAGCCCCCACTGATCCTGCAGCCCTTGGCCTCCCCACTGCAGGTGGGCGTGCCACCTATGACTCTGCCCATCATCCTCAACCCTGCGCTCATCGAGGCCACCTCACCAGTGCCCCTCCTGGCCACACCCCGCCCCACAGATCCCATACCCACCTCTGAGGTCAACTAA